The following coding sequences lie in one Vigna radiata var. radiata cultivar VC1973A unplaced genomic scaffold, Vradiata_ver6 scaffold_73, whole genome shotgun sequence genomic window:
- the LOC111240861 gene encoding uncharacterized protein LOC111240861 isoform X3 → MPPSFGLGESVEKQSLEIWQLLLPIVYGFLEIVVLSQTYVRTLTGVALRVIRDPAPGGSDPVDNSRRAYTTSAVIEMLRFFVKNASRTKSSSRSWWDVVSGLGKALQKKGHLVEIVLLKYDCMQYDHVCNLRAPLYWEIFVHKGLNSARICLHATTXSIRGLXXLXS, encoded by the exons ATGCCACCTTCTTTCGGTCTCGGTGAGTCTGTG GAAAAACAATCGCTTGAGATTTGGCAGCTGCTATTGCCTATTGTGTATGGTTTTTTAGAAATTGTGGTGCTATCTCAAACATATGTTCGTACTCTTACTGGTGTAGCTCTTCGTGTTATTCGTGATCCTGCTCCTGGTGGATCAGATCCAGTAGACAATTCCCGAAGAGCATATACGACTTCTGCTGTGATTGAGATGCTTCGGTTTTTTGTGAAGAATGCATCCAGAACAAAATCTAGTTCAAGAA GTTGGTGGGATGTTGTCAGTGGTCTAGGTAAAGCACTGCAAAAGAAAGGACACCTTGTTGAAATTGTGCTTCTCAAATATGATTGTATGCAATATGATCATGTCTGCAACTTACGG GCTCCTCTGTACTGGGAGATATTTGTACATAAAGGATTAAATTCAGCTAGGATATGCTTACATGCCACAACTTTNAGTATCAGGGGACTGCANCANCTTCANAGTTAG
- the LOC111240861 gene encoding uncharacterized protein LOC111240861 isoform X1 yields MPPSFGLGESVEKQSLEIWQLLLPIVYGFLEIVVLSQTYVRTLTGVALRVIRDPAPGGSDPVDNSRRAYTTSAVIEMLRFFVKNASRTKSSSRSMDQNICSSAIFESPGWWDVVSGLGKALQKKGHLVEIVLLKYDCMQYDHVCNLRAPLYWEIFVHKGLNSARICLHATTXSIRGLXXLXS; encoded by the exons ATGCCACCTTCTTTCGGTCTCGGTGAGTCTGTG GAAAAACAATCGCTTGAGATTTGGCAGCTGCTATTGCCTATTGTGTATGGTTTTTTAGAAATTGTGGTGCTATCTCAAACATATGTTCGTACTCTTACTGGTGTAGCTCTTCGTGTTATTCGTGATCCTGCTCCTGGTGGATCAGATCCAGTAGACAATTCCCGAAGAGCATATACGACTTCTGCTGTGATTGAGATGCTTCGGTTTTTTGTGAAGAATGCATCCAGAACAAAATCTAGTTCAAGAAGTATGGATCAGAATATCTGTTCTTCAGCTATATTTGAAAGCCCAG GTTGGTGGGATGTTGTCAGTGGTCTAGGTAAAGCACTGCAAAAGAAAGGACACCTTGTTGAAATTGTGCTTCTCAAATATGATTGTATGCAATATGATCATGTCTGCAACTTACGG GCTCCTCTGTACTGGGAGATATTTGTACATAAAGGATTAAATTCAGCTAGGATATGCTTACATGCCACAACTTTNAGTATCAGGGGACTGCANCANCTTCANAGTTAG
- the LOC111240861 gene encoding uncharacterized protein LOC111240861 isoform X4: MPPSFGLGESVEKQSLEIWQLLLPIVYGFLEIVVLSQTYVRTLTGVALRVIRDPAPGGSDPVDNSRRAYTTSAVIEMLRFFVKNASRTKSSSRSMDQNICSSAIFESPGWWDVVSGLGKALQKKGHLVEIVLLKYDCMQYDHVCNLRALTVPIKSYFDHQ; the protein is encoded by the exons ATGCCACCTTCTTTCGGTCTCGGTGAGTCTGTG GAAAAACAATCGCTTGAGATTTGGCAGCTGCTATTGCCTATTGTGTATGGTTTTTTAGAAATTGTGGTGCTATCTCAAACATATGTTCGTACTCTTACTGGTGTAGCTCTTCGTGTTATTCGTGATCCTGCTCCTGGTGGATCAGATCCAGTAGACAATTCCCGAAGAGCATATACGACTTCTGCTGTGATTGAGATGCTTCGGTTTTTTGTGAAGAATGCATCCAGAACAAAATCTAGTTCAAGAAGTATGGATCAGAATATCTGTTCTTCAGCTATATTTGAAAGCCCAG GTTGGTGGGATGTTGTCAGTGGTCTAGGTAAAGCACTGCAAAAGAAAGGACACCTTGTTGAAATTGTGCTTCTCAAATATGATTGTATGCAATATGATCATGTCTGCAACTTACGG GCTTTGACGGTGCCTATAAAATCATACTTTGATCACCaatga
- the LOC111240861 gene encoding uncharacterized protein LOC111240861 isoform X2: MAYKEQSEHEEKQSLEIWQLLLPIVYGFLEIVVLSQTYVRTLTGVALRVIRDPAPGGSDPVDNSRRAYTTSAVIEMLRFFVKNASRTKSSSRSMDQNICSSAIFESPGWWDVVSGLGKALQKKGHLVEIVLLKYDCMQYDHVCNLRAPLYWEIFVHKGLNSARICLHATTXSIRGLXXLXS; encoded by the exons ATGGCCTACAAAGAACAGAGTGAACATGAG GAAAAACAATCGCTTGAGATTTGGCAGCTGCTATTGCCTATTGTGTATGGTTTTTTAGAAATTGTGGTGCTATCTCAAACATATGTTCGTACTCTTACTGGTGTAGCTCTTCGTGTTATTCGTGATCCTGCTCCTGGTGGATCAGATCCAGTAGACAATTCCCGAAGAGCATATACGACTTCTGCTGTGATTGAGATGCTTCGGTTTTTTGTGAAGAATGCATCCAGAACAAAATCTAGTTCAAGAAGTATGGATCAGAATATCTGTTCTTCAGCTATATTTGAAAGCCCAG GTTGGTGGGATGTTGTCAGTGGTCTAGGTAAAGCACTGCAAAAGAAAGGACACCTTGTTGAAATTGTGCTTCTCAAATATGATTGTATGCAATATGATCATGTCTGCAACTTACGG GCTCCTCTGTACTGGGAGATATTTGTACATAAAGGATTAAATTCAGCTAGGATATGCTTACATGCCACAACTTTNAGTATCAGGGGACTGCANCANCTTCANAGTTAG